From the Spirochaetaceae bacterium genome, the window GAGCGGATCGTCGCCGAATCGGACGAAGAACAAGGGCGGCGCCCAGCGCCACCACAGCGCCGGGTAGACCACCACCATCGTGCCCAGCCAGAAGGCGGGAACGGTGACCAGCAGAATGGCGAAGCTGCGCAGAACCTGGTCGATGCCCGAGTCCGGCCGGACCCCGGAAATAATGCCTACCGGCAGCGCGATCACCAGCGCGAAGATGATCGCCATCAGGCCGAGCTGGAGAGATATCGGCAGGCGGAACAGGATGTCCGTTCCGACCGGCTGCCTGGTCCACAGCGAATCTCCGAGCCGGCCCTGCAGCAGTTCCCCGAGCCAACGCACGTACTGAACGTGCGCCGGGACATCCAGTCCAAGCTGTTCGCGCAGGGTCTGCGCCAGTTGCTCCACAACCTCCTCGCTGCTGCCCACCAGGTCCGTGGTCGTGGTTCCGAGGGACACGTACTGCTGCATGATCGCCACCATCAGGTCGATGACGTCGCCGGGAATCCAGCGAATCAGGAAGAACGCCAGCAGCGAGACGATGAACAGCGTGGGAATGATCAGAACGACCCGTCTGATGATGTAGGCAGTCATGGAGCTATGGTTGCTGCTTCAAAGAAAGGGGCTGGCGACGCTTCCCGAAAAGGAAACTCCGCCAACCCCGTGGTCAGCTATCGCAGTGCCAATTGGGCCACTACGGCTGCATCGCCTGGTCGATCCAGATGTTCTTGGCCACCGAGTGCCAGCCCTGGATACCGACGTTGCTCATCTCTCCACTGTATCCCTTCACCCATGGGTTCCAGAACGTCAGCTTGTCGAACGCCACGCCGTGCGGATACGCGCTATCCTCCAGCGCCTTGGGAAAGAACTCCCGATACGCCGCGATTCGCTTCTGTTCGTCGGGCTCGGTAGTCACAACCGCGGCGATCGCGTCGTACATCGGTTCGGACGTCCGCGCGCTGTTGACCGTGGCGTTGCTGGTCAGCTGATTGAAAAGCAGCTCGTAGTGGTGCTGCCACATGCCCGGCGTCCAGCTCGCCAGCCCGAGGTGGTCCTCCCGGTCCTTGACCGACTGCCACACCGCGCCCTCGACCACCTTGAGGTTGGCGCGGATGCCCACCTCGTTCCAGTAACCCTGGTAGAGCTCGTTGAACTCGGCCTCACCCGGCGGCGTCCACAGGTCGAACTCGAAGCCGTCGGGGAACCCCGCCTGAGCGAGACAATCCCTCGCCTTGTCGGGATTGTAGGTGACCACGTCGCGAGCGCTGGCGCACGAACCAGGCAGCATCGGCTCGGTTGGCAGTTGGTCGTACGCGACGAAGTAATCCGGGAACGTGGGAAACGTCGGATAGGAGTACGGAACTGCGAACCCGCCGTAGAAATCCTCGACCACCTCGTCGCGCGGAATGGACATCATCAGCGCCTGCCGCACCTTGATGTCACTGAACGGGCTGTCCGGCAGGTCCACGCGTGGCACCCAGACCGTAGGGGTCGGGGCGGCGGGCGCCTGGCCAATCTCGGGGTTCGTGTCCTTGAGCTGCAGCCCCCACTTGCCCGACGAGCCGAGGCCGTTGGTCAGGTCGATCTGACCAGCCCGCAACGCGGCGATGATCGACGCCTCGTCGTCGAAGTCGACGATGCGCAGGTTGTCAGCGTAGGGCAGCCGATTCTCGGGGTGAATCGGATCGTTCTCCCAGTAGTTGGGATTGCGCTTGTACGTGACGGTACTGCCGGGCACGTAGTCAGTCGGGATGTAGGAGCCGGTACCGAG encodes:
- a CDS encoding ABC transporter permease, which encodes MTAYIIRRVVLIIPTLFIVSLLAFFLIRWIPGDVIDLMVAIMQQYVSLGTTTTDLVGSSEEVVEQLAQTLREQLGLDVPAHVQYVRWLGELLQGRLGDSLWTRQPVGTDILFRLPISLQLGLMAIIFALVIALPVGIISGVRPDSGIDQVLRSFAILLVTVPAFWLGTMVVVYPALWWRWAPPLFFVRFGDDPLGNLAQMFVPSLIQGMLLSGIIMRFTRTMMLEVLRQDYVRTAWAKGLRERVLVMRHVLKNATIPVITMIGLQLPVLIGGAVIVEKIFNIPGLGSLVIEALEKRDYPIVTAINLLMAGVVLVVNVVIDISYAWLDPRIRYD
- a CDS encoding ABC transporter substrate-binding protein, whose translation is MLLSIRRAAAVMLGLGLVLTSTALWASAAEESSAEAEFVDVELTKLDGGTMTRNYEKPRYGGTITMNREILLVSFSLWDPRSGGGPHELANVQITNQRLSQLDWAHGPSGTGEYDVRQYTAANPPALAVPMLAESWTIPNPTSMVFKMREGVHFWAEEDVAQANPGLQADYGRELTAHDVVFSKNTSNWYKQGVPGISTYTALDDHTLEVSWPEPDPLLAAFQLSMYLFTFNGGMANIPEGDWGDWRNALGTGSYIPTDYVPGSTVTYKRNPNYWENDPIHPENRLPYADNLRIVDFDDEASIIAALRAGQIDLTNGLGSSGKWGLQLKDTNPEIGQAPAAPTPTVWVPRVDLPDSPFSDIKVRQALMMSIPRDEVVEDFYGGFAVPYSYPTFPTFPDYFVAYDQLPTEPMLPGSCASARDVVTYNPDKARDCLAQAGFPDGFEFDLWTPPGEAEFNELYQGYWNEVGIRANLKVVEGAVWQSVKDREDHLGLASWTPGMWQHHYELLFNQLTSNATVNSARTSEPMYDAIAAVVTTEPDEQKRIAAYREFFPKALEDSAYPHGVAFDKLTFWNPWVKGYSGEMSNVGIQGWHSVAKNIWIDQAMQP